Proteins encoded in a region of the Methanobacterium petrolearium genome:
- a CDS encoding GNAT family N-acetyltransferase — MNISFGGYQEKTMEDIPFLKCPNCNNVGHSLTGRGDGIWECDICKHQDIREKFPIIRIMKAVLTCSKCQTKIHDTPSYGSRFFSCYECRNVVAVKYNKKFYQPTEIINTRFQSPESLKGLGRGINLVECRNLRTTLPLYLLEFLSHEEENGFLSFKSKYQNAILLYVHNECIGYLIWSFKKREHDGCPILRQVFIKKEHRKKGWGSLLIQTWYNIYVTSNGGKFGVENPNNITFKILINLEHITKDKNNLEYKDCFLIT; from the coding sequence ATGAATATTAGTTTCGGGGGGTATCAAGAGAAGACTATGGAAGATATTCCTTTTTTGAAATGTCCAAATTGTAATAATGTTGGTCATAGCTTAACTGGAAGAGGTGATGGTATTTGGGAGTGTGATATTTGTAAACACCAAGATATACGCGAAAAATTCCCAATAATTCGAATTATGAAGGCTGTATTAACTTGTAGTAAATGCCAAACAAAAATTCATGATACTCCCAGTTACGGCTCTAGATTTTTTTCATGTTATGAATGTAGGAATGTTGTTGCTGTAAAATACAATAAAAAGTTTTATCAACCAACAGAAATTATAAATACACGATTTCAATCCCCTGAAAGCTTGAAAGGATTAGGAAGGGGAATTAATTTAGTTGAATGCCGTAATCTACGCACTACCTTACCACTTTATTTGTTGGAATTTTTATCACATGAAGAAGAAAATGGTTTTTTATCCTTTAAATCTAAGTATCAAAATGCCATATTGCTATATGTCCATAATGAATGTATAGGGTATCTTATTTGGTCTTTTAAAAAAAGAGAACATGATGGTTGTCCAATTTTAAGGCAAGTTTTTATTAAAAAAGAGCATCGCAAAAAAGGTTGGGGTTCACTATTAATACAAACATGGTATAACATATATGTTACTTCTAATGGAGGTAAATTTGGGGTTGAAAATCCTAATAACATCACATTTAAAATTTTAATAAATCTAGAGCATATTACAAAAGATAAAAATAATTTGGAATATAAGGACTGTTTTCTTATTACCTAA
- a CDS encoding MFS transporter, with protein sequence MDKTDIKKKIIIAGLLASFLTPFVRASVNVALPTMAVDLNLSAIFLTWLPTLYLLVTAILYVPFGRLGDLYGRKRIFQYGLIIFTVSSFLSAFSISGEMLLAIRIFQSIGHAMIFANLYAIITSAFPENERGGVLGLISIGVFGGLIFGPIIGGLLTQLVGWRFLFILDSLIGVVAAVVISRFKYEWAEATSEKFDVLGAIILGISLTTIIYSLSTFDQKYGLFLTIAGIIGLSLFYLVEKRTKFPLIPMELFNNKTFTFGNITGFINYGIFITFSFLLNLYFQYIKGFDPFTTGLIVALPSISMIVVSPLAGRLADRIDSATVTTAGMIVTTIGLAIMTVLNKNSSLLLGLCSIILFGCGIGLFYSPNTKTVVSSVEKKYYGVATATLSNMRSMGQIFGMGIAMLMISIFLGKVEISPANYIELGQSIRATLIILSLLCAVGIFTSLIKENNQSKNGNA encoded by the coding sequence ATGGATAAAACGGATATAAAGAAGAAGATAATTATTGCCGGACTTTTGGCTTCTTTTCTCACCCCATTTGTAAGGGCATCTGTAAATGTGGCCTTACCCACAATGGCTGTTGACCTTAACCTGTCAGCCATCTTTTTAACATGGCTACCCACTTTGTATTTACTGGTAACTGCCATACTGTATGTTCCCTTTGGAAGGTTGGGTGATCTCTACGGTAGAAAACGCATCTTCCAGTACGGACTGATCATCTTCACAGTAAGCTCCTTTTTATCTGCATTCTCCATATCCGGTGAAATGCTTCTGGCTATCCGAATTTTCCAAAGTATAGGACACGCCATGATCTTCGCCAACCTATACGCCATCATAACCTCAGCATTCCCTGAAAATGAAAGAGGCGGAGTACTGGGCTTGATCTCAATAGGTGTCTTCGGAGGATTAATATTCGGACCAATCATTGGAGGATTACTCACCCAATTAGTAGGATGGAGATTTTTGTTCATCCTGGATTCACTCATCGGTGTGGTGGCGGCTGTTGTTATCAGCCGGTTCAAATATGAATGGGCAGAAGCAACAAGTGAAAAATTCGATGTTCTGGGGGCCATCATCCTCGGCATATCCTTAACCACCATAATCTACAGTTTATCAACTTTCGACCAGAAGTATGGGCTGTTTTTAACCATCGCCGGAATCATAGGGCTTTCATTATTCTACTTAGTGGAAAAAAGGACAAAATTCCCCCTTATCCCCATGGAATTATTCAACAATAAAACATTCACCTTTGGCAATATCACTGGTTTTATCAATTACGGCATATTTATAACATTCAGTTTTCTTTTAAACCTGTATTTCCAGTATATTAAAGGATTTGATCCATTTACAACCGGTTTGATAGTTGCATTACCCTCCATATCAATGATCGTGGTATCACCTCTTGCTGGAAGATTAGCCGACAGGATTGATTCGGCAACTGTGACCACGGCAGGGATGATTGTAACCACCATTGGACTGGCAATTATGACTGTACTCAATAAAAATAGTAGTTTACTGCTGGGACTATGTTCCATTATACTTTTCGGATGCGGAATAGGTTTATTCTATTCCCCCAATACCAAAACTGTGGTTAGTTCTGTGGAAAAGAAATATTATGGAGTGGCCACAGCCACCCTGAGTAACATGAGATCCATGGGACAGATCTTTGGAATGGGAATCGCCATGCTAATGATCTCCATATTCCTGGGCAAAGTAGAAATCTCACCTGCCAACTACATTGAATTGGGTCAAAGCATAAGGGCCACTCTAATAATCCTATCATTACTATGCGCTGTTGGGATCTTTACCTCATTGATCAAAGAAAATAATCAATCTAAAAATGGAAACGCTTAA
- a CDS encoding DUF3800 domain-containing protein yields MLKELNKLEGSQVFCTVMNKSFLNSEFLINDKHKLYNYVAGYLANLIETKGNVEVRIDKSKGKQMLRDDFDNYFGDQLIRNSEIRNIQIYHSYSHAWSGLQFADIIAWSYFQKFEHKNELYADLLNIKCKMSKIWNKGK; encoded by the coding sequence ATGTTAAAAGAGCTTAATAAACTGGAAGGTTCTCAAGTATTCTGCACGGTTATGAATAAAAGTTTTCTCAACAGTGAATTTCTTATCAACGATAAACATAAACTCTATAATTATGTTGCAGGATATCTTGCCAATTTAATAGAAACAAAAGGCAATGTGGAAGTCAGAATCGATAAATCAAAAGGAAAACAGATGCTTCGGGATGATTTTGACAATTATTTTGGGGATCAATTAATTCGCAATTCTGAAATTAGGAATATACAAATATACCATAGTTATTCCCATGCCTGGTCAGGGTTACAGTTTGCAGATATAATAGCATGGTCTTATTTTCAGAAATTTGAGCACAAAAATGAGTTATATGCTGATCTATTAAATATAAAGTGTAAAATGTCAAAAATATGGAATAAAGGGAAATAA
- a CDS encoding zinc metalloprotease HtpX, producing MRRFLLTLRLWLATILLFGILYAIITVICTLLGFGTPIIFAIMAVGVVLLQYLAGPKMVEMTMRVHYVSPHEAPNLHAMVEELAMNAGIPKPKVGISETSIPNAFAFGRTKKDGRVCVTRGILKLLDEEELKAVLGHELSHIRHRDMAVMTLISVVPLICYWIFISTLFSGDRDGDAGLIGIAALVGYLLGQLLVLFVSRIREYYADQGSVEIGGKPHKLASALYKLVYGSANLNKREVKSVEGVKAFFVNDISDASNEINDLRQVDLDMDGVISEAELAQLRDMDTHIGTGSKIMELLSTHPNMVKRIKRLAELSDT from the coding sequence ATGAGAAGATTTTTACTAACATTAAGGCTTTGGTTAGCTACTATACTGCTATTTGGTATTTTATATGCCATAATTACCGTGATTTGCACATTACTGGGCTTCGGAACACCAATAATATTCGCAATCATGGCAGTTGGAGTGGTGCTGCTCCAGTATCTGGCAGGGCCCAAAATGGTGGAGATGACCATGCGGGTACATTATGTGTCTCCCCATGAAGCACCTAACCTGCATGCCATGGTGGAAGAACTGGCCATGAACGCCGGTATTCCCAAACCTAAAGTCGGAATTTCAGAAACTAGCATTCCCAATGCATTTGCATTTGGCCGAACCAAAAAAGACGGAAGAGTATGCGTAACCCGCGGTATTCTGAAATTGCTGGATGAAGAAGAGTTGAAAGCTGTTCTGGGACATGAACTCAGCCATATACGTCACAGGGACATGGCAGTAATGACCCTTATCAGTGTGGTGCCCCTTATCTGTTACTGGATATTCATAAGCACCCTATTCAGTGGAGATAGGGACGGTGACGCCGGACTCATTGGTATCGCTGCCCTGGTAGGATACCTCCTGGGCCAGTTACTGGTATTATTCGTAAGCCGAATACGTGAATACTACGCAGACCAGGGAAGTGTGGAGATCGGGGGTAAACCACATAAACTGGCCAGCGCCCTTTACAAACTGGTTTATGGATCTGCTAATCTGAACAAAAGAGAGGTTAAATCCGTGGAGGGAGTTAAAGCCTTCTTTGTCAATGATATCTCCGATGCCTCAAATGAGATAAACGATCTCAGACAGGTGGATCTGGACATGGATGGAGTTATCAGTGAAGCAGAACTAGCCCAACTCCGTGACATGGACACCCATATTGGCACTGGCAGTAAAATCATGGAATTACTATCCACCCATCCCAACATGGTTAAAAGGATTAAAAGATTGGCTGAGTTAAGTGATACTTAA
- a CDS encoding DUF3800 domain-containing protein produces the protein MNYLYIDESGDLGLRGSKYLLIVALLVDDFRPLDKIIKNMRRNKFKKELSKANEVKANKSSLKLGHTC, from the coding sequence TTGAACTATCTGTATATTGATGAGAGTGGGGATCTTGGGTTACGTGGTTCAAAATATTTATTGATTGTTGCTTTACTAGTTGATGATTTCCGGCCATTGGACAAAATAATCAAGAATATGAGGCGGAATAAGTTTAAAAAAGAGTTATCCAAGGCTAATGAAGTTAAAGCAAACAAATCTTCTTTGAAGTTAGGACACACATGTTAA
- a CDS encoding Lrp/AsnC family transcriptional regulator: MDDVDLAIIRSLIKNSRITISQMSKEIDIPDATISNRLKKLEKDVIKRYTLIPDWQKIGLEITSIIIIQTESERHELVKEELSRLKEVSEVYSVSGEYDILIKVWVKSIEDLNQLINSKIRSIDGVEDLTEMIVMERVKEDVPAL; the protein is encoded by the coding sequence ATGGATGATGTAGATTTAGCTATAATCCGTTCTCTGATTAAAAATTCGAGGATTACCATATCTCAAATGTCAAAAGAGATTGACATCCCCGATGCAACCATATCAAACAGACTTAAAAAATTGGAAAAAGACGTGATAAAACGTTACACTCTGATACCAGACTGGCAGAAAATTGGTCTGGAAATAACTTCCATAATCATTATCCAGACCGAGTCTGAACGGCACGAATTAGTAAAAGAAGAACTTTCAAGGCTTAAAGAAGTTTCAGAAGTTTACAGTGTATCTGGAGAGTATGATATTCTAATTAAAGTCTGGGTCAAAAGCATTGAGGACTTGAATCAATTGATAAATTCAAAAATCCGTTCAATTGATGGTGTTGAAGATTTGACTGAAATGATAGTAATGGAACGAGTTAAAGAGGACGTACCAGCACTTTAA
- a CDS encoding ATPase: MTVKRDVVKFLQQNGVETRFVSIVDERVYINNLKLSRFSRKKEELFLREYPNFRVRRSKIFQKICTRASRVLKDALSPHDKILLFDSGDCVNLTLHTVLEPYTRKYGVELIIREQEGNLDDWISSLQLHGEQICPDSVALPLTLDGEVEHILELMLDGEKLELLSSQTTKDEMKLIYPLINVPTAWIESWIKLEGLECCFEYNDAISRKMLEFLEGFIPDVREKMMRSASYLSWEK; the protein is encoded by the coding sequence ATGACAGTTAAGCGCGATGTGGTCAAATTCCTCCAGCAAAATGGTGTGGAAACCAGGTTTGTTAGCATAGTTGATGAAAGGGTTTATATTAATAATTTGAAGTTATCCAGGTTTTCACGCAAAAAGGAAGAACTGTTTTTAAGGGAATATCCTAATTTTAGGGTTCGACGTTCCAAGATCTTCCAGAAAATCTGCACCCGTGCCTCACGTGTGCTTAAAGATGCACTGAGCCCTCATGATAAAATATTATTATTTGATTCTGGAGATTGTGTTAACTTAACATTGCACACGGTTCTGGAACCCTACACCAGGAAGTATGGGGTGGAACTGATCATTAGGGAACAGGAAGGCAACCTGGATGACTGGATCAGTTCTTTGCAGCTTCATGGAGAACAGATATGTCCAGATAGTGTAGCACTACCACTCACCCTGGATGGGGAAGTAGAACACATATTAGAACTCATGCTTGATGGAGAAAAATTGGAGCTTTTAAGTTCTCAAACTACCAAAGATGAGATGAAACTGATCTATCCATTGATAAATGTTCCAACAGCGTGGATTGAATCATGGATCAAGCTTGAAGGATTGGAATGTTGTTTTGAATATAATGATGCTATTTCCAGAAAGATGCTGGAGTTTCTGGAAGGTTTCATTCCTGATGTGCGGGAGAAGATGATGCGATCTGCATCCTATCTTTCTTGGGAAAAATAA
- a CDS encoding GNAT family N-acetyltransferase translates to MSEKKISPEELTVEKLSRNHDLASFHCGDDDLDEFILQDALPQRKDRLNQTYICRYHGEIIAFFTVSADSIKINKNDKKRIGVNYPAFPSIKIGRLAVHEDHKRKNVGSILIMYAVGLALELGEKVGVRFISVDAYQGIEKFYEKNYFVELAECEDRHVAMYTDLEDWTS, encoded by the coding sequence ATGTCAGAAAAGAAAATTTCTCCTGAGGAACTAACTGTCGAAAAGCTATCACGAAACCATGATTTAGCAAGCTTTCATTGTGGGGATGATGATTTGGATGAATTCATACTTCAGGATGCACTACCTCAAAGGAAGGATCGGTTGAACCAGACATATATTTGCAGGTATCATGGAGAGATAATAGCATTTTTCACAGTTTCTGCTGACAGTATAAAAATTAACAAAAATGATAAAAAAAGGATAGGAGTTAATTACCCTGCGTTCCCTTCCATTAAAATTGGCAGATTAGCTGTACACGAGGATCATAAACGAAAAAATGTGGGCAGCATTTTAATCATGTATGCAGTTGGTCTGGCATTAGAGTTAGGTGAAAAAGTAGGTGTGCGTTTTATTTCAGTAGATGCCTATCAAGGGATTGAAAAATTTTATGAAAAGAATTATTTTGTAGAATTAGCAGAATGTGAAGATCGGCATGTGGCCATGTACACAGATCTAGAAGATTGGACTTCCTAG
- a CDS encoding magnesium transporter: MKWTEKLLKKIGEYTHIILDWMVKLAVLVSKRSLKIFQMPFIISGKFTNFFRDVSRVLGETFTALFICAIGDLIAGIFLSGMTNTLQMFPGLLVLIPGAIGMRGNIFGALGSRLGSNLHIGILTPELKKSPVLNQNIISAIILTVIMSIFLAFAAKGFCILLGFESISIMDFTIISVLGGIFSGALLLPATILISIKSYENGWDPDNVTTPLIAASGDLFTIPSILLAVYILSWIRNGFAENILFAIFIILGIMGFAYGIRRGSHLKKIMVHSTPTLFLSSLFGTAAGTILNGSFSTILSNPSILALVPLFSGESGDLVSILGARLSSGLHIGSIESSLRPTEEALRNFAIIIILAVIIYPLIGVLAYFGSLVIGIQPVGLVNMVFISTAAGLMLTPLMLLIAFYLNAISYRKGLDPDNIVIPLSTSLTDPVANSFLVMMVLFTLGLTL; this comes from the coding sequence GTGAAATGGACGGAGAAACTACTGAAGAAGATTGGCGAATATACCCATATCATCTTAGACTGGATGGTAAAATTAGCAGTCCTAGTTTCAAAAAGGTCCTTAAAAATCTTCCAGATGCCATTCATCATAAGTGGTAAGTTCACTAACTTTTTTAGAGATGTCTCCCGGGTCTTAGGCGAAACATTCACCGCCCTTTTCATATGTGCCATAGGAGATCTAATTGCCGGCATATTCTTAAGTGGAATGACCAATACCCTGCAGATGTTCCCCGGCCTCCTGGTCCTCATCCCCGGGGCAATTGGGATGAGGGGGAATATATTCGGTGCATTAGGATCCAGGCTGGGTTCCAACCTCCATATTGGTATTCTAACTCCTGAATTAAAAAAATCACCAGTTTTAAACCAGAACATTATTTCTGCAATAATTCTAACCGTTATAATGTCGATTTTCCTGGCATTTGCAGCCAAGGGTTTCTGTATTCTTTTAGGATTTGAAAGTATCAGTATCATGGACTTCACAATCATCTCTGTGCTGGGAGGAATATTTTCAGGGGCACTACTCTTACCGGCAACCATCCTGATTTCCATCAAAAGTTATGAAAATGGATGGGATCCCGACAATGTAACCACACCCTTAATCGCAGCCTCTGGAGACCTTTTCACCATTCCATCCATCCTTTTAGCCGTGTATATACTGTCGTGGATCAGGAACGGATTTGCAGAAAACATCTTATTTGCCATATTTATTATCCTGGGGATAATGGGTTTTGCCTATGGGATAAGAAGGGGCAGTCATCTTAAGAAGATCATGGTGCACAGCACCCCCACCTTATTTTTGTCATCCCTGTTTGGAACTGCTGCCGGTACAATTCTAAACGGTAGTTTCTCCACTATTTTAAGCAATCCCAGTATCCTGGCCCTGGTACCACTGTTTTCAGGTGAAAGTGGGGATCTGGTCAGTATCCTGGGAGCCAGACTATCTTCCGGATTACACATTGGTTCCATAGAATCCTCCCTGAGACCTACAGAGGAAGCATTAAGGAATTTTGCCATAATCATAATCCTGGCTGTAATCATCTACCCATTGATAGGTGTTCTGGCCTACTTTGGATCCCTGGTTATTGGTATCCAACCAGTGGGACTGGTTAACATGGTCTTCATCAGCACTGCAGCCGGGTTAATGCTCACACCCCTGATGCTTTTAATTGCATTCTACCTGAATGCTATTTCCTATAGGAAAGGCCTTGATCCAGATAACATTGTCATACCATTATCCACCAGCCTAACCGACCCGGTGGCCAACTCATTTTTGGTGATGATGGTGCTGTTTACATTGGGGCTTACATTATAG
- a CDS encoding potassium channel family protein, giving the protein MKNMSELMVDLAYSALLFNSKDAAEEVIKLENKVNRLNYQIKKESLMAARTVEDAEKLTALLEVGEAAETIADSAKDIADLVLKDMKPHPVFKMVMEESDEVIMRVEISEGSELIDKSLGELLLATRTGMTVIAIRRNESWIYGPDRNTIISAGDALIAKGNETGGSLLTQLASGETKLEDLEYEEFAED; this is encoded by the coding sequence ATGAAGAACATGTCCGAATTAATGGTAGATTTAGCATATTCTGCACTACTTTTTAACAGTAAAGACGCTGCAGAAGAAGTTATAAAACTTGAAAACAAGGTAAACAGGCTTAACTACCAGATTAAAAAAGAATCACTCATGGCTGCAAGGACAGTGGAAGATGCAGAAAAATTAACCGCCCTGCTGGAAGTGGGGGAAGCTGCAGAAACCATAGCCGACTCAGCAAAAGACATAGCCGACCTGGTTTTAAAAGATATGAAACCACACCCTGTGTTTAAAATGGTCATGGAAGAGTCAGATGAAGTTATAATGAGGGTTGAAATCTCCGAAGGTTCAGAACTAATCGATAAATCTTTAGGAGAACTTCTACTCGCCACCAGGACCGGGATGACAGTTATTGCCATCAGAAGAAATGAATCCTGGATATATGGGCCGGATAGGAACACCATAATCTCAGCCGGAGACGCACTCATAGCTAAAGGAAACGAAACTGGCGGATCCCTACTCACACAACTTGCCAGTGGAGAAACCAAGCTAGAAGACCTCGAATACGAAGAATTTGCTGAAGATTAG
- a CDS encoding DUF368 domain-containing protein, translating to MRKIEIYRDTFLIFLRGLLMGSADVIPGVSGGTMALITGIYQRLVHAISQINANFLLVALKGDFRKSKEELLKWDFNLFIPLLLGIGLAVLTMSKVMTVMLTVYTATTYAFFFGLILASAGFVYKHIDELNLKNILFLVVGFVFAVLFVGLNPVQANHTLPVIFISGMVAICAMILPGISGAFILLLLNQYEYMLAALNQLKFVDIITFGLGAVIGILSFSRILNYLLEHHKSITMAFLVGLMVGTLRLPYQKITTSMDSVIPVIVAAAIGFILVIILEKQFEKYNLQWEA from the coding sequence ATGAGAAAAATCGAGATATACAGGGATACATTTTTAATATTCTTACGTGGATTACTAATGGGCAGTGCTGATGTGATCCCTGGAGTTTCCGGGGGTACCATGGCCCTTATCACCGGCATTTACCAGAGACTGGTTCATGCCATCAGCCAGATAAATGCCAACTTCCTTCTGGTCGCCTTAAAAGGGGATTTTCGAAAATCCAAGGAAGAACTCCTGAAATGGGATTTCAACCTTTTCATACCCCTACTTTTAGGGATTGGTCTGGCTGTTCTAACCATGTCCAAGGTCATGACGGTCATGCTCACCGTGTACACGGCCACAACCTATGCATTCTTTTTTGGATTGATCCTGGCATCAGCTGGTTTCGTTTACAAACACATAGATGAACTTAACCTTAAAAATATCCTGTTTTTAGTAGTAGGCTTCGTTTTCGCTGTACTCTTCGTGGGATTAAACCCGGTACAGGCCAATCATACCCTGCCAGTCATATTCATATCAGGTATGGTGGCTATCTGTGCCATGATACTACCAGGAATCTCAGGAGCATTCATCCTGCTTCTTTTAAACCAGTACGAATACATGCTGGCTGCCTTAAATCAGCTTAAATTCGTGGACATAATAACCTTTGGACTGGGGGCGGTGATAGGTATTTTATCCTTCTCCCGGATCCTGAACTACCTCCTGGAACACCATAAATCAATAACCATGGCTTTCCTGGTGGGATTGATGGTGGGCACCCTGAGATTACCCTACCAGAAGATCACAACCTCTATGGATTCAGTTATCCCGGTGATAGTGGCAGCTGCGATTGGATTTATCCTGGTAATAATTCTGGAAAAACAGTTTGAAAAGTATAATCTGCAATGGGAGGCTTAA